TAGATGTTGATGGTCAGACTTTTACAGGAAATTTTACATTGAAGCGATAAAGATGAAAAACGGCACTAACATTTTAAACAAGATTTTCGTTTTATTTATGCTATTAGCTCTCATTTCTTGTGGCGACAAAAAACGTTTAGCTCAAAACAGTAAAGCCCGACAAATCAGCACTTATGCTCAAAGTTTTTTAGGCACTTCATATCGTTATGGTGGCACTAACTCATCAGGTATGGACTGTTCAGGTTTAGTTTATCGTGTGTTTTACAGACATGGTATTGTATTACCCAGAACATCAAAAGCCATGTCTAAACTTGGTAACAAAACAAAGCTCAAAAAAGCTAAAGTTGGCGATTTAGTGTTTTTTAAAACACCTGGAAAAGGACGCGGGATTAATCATGTTGGTCTGGTTGTTAGTGCTAATGGTCGTGATATCAGTTTCATTCACTCAACTACAAGTCAAGGTGTTGTTGTAACAAACTTAAATCAAAAATACTGGAAAAAAAGTTTTAAGTTTGTGAAGCGGATTTTATGATTTAAATTATGCACTTTCTCAATTTCACCTTAATTAAACTGTGTTTGGGTTTTATCGGTGGAATTTACTTGGGATTTTTTATTGATTTACAATTCAAAGTACTAGTAACACTTGTATTAAGCTTGGTTGCTTTATTGGTTATTTTTAGATGGATTTGGAATCAAAAATCACTTTTTTTATGGTCGAGTGTTGTGCTTTTTGCTGTTTTAGGAAGTCTGTCAACCCATATCCATTTACCAAAAAATCAACCCCATCATCTTATTCATTTAGATTTTAAAAGCCAAGAATACTTTGGGATTGAAGCTGATGTTAGTGAAGTTTTAAGAGAAAATGCTTACAACCAAAAATATATTTTAGATCATTTAAAGATTGACCACCAACTTTATCAAGGCAAAATATTACTCAATGTTTCAAAGGATTCTGTAACCGAAGAGTTGAAACCTGGTGATAAGGTTATAATGTCAACTTCATTACATCCGTTTTATAAAGCCAAAAACCCTCAAACATTTGATTATGCTTCATTTATGCAAAATCGGGACGTGTTTGCGGTGGTTTATGAAGATAAATTTGAAGTCGTTCCACAAACTCATTTTAGTATAAATGCTTACGCAGGGCAATGGCGAATGAAAATGGTTTCTGCTCTACAAAAATCAGGATTTGACAACGAACATTTAGAGCTCATTCAAGCTTTGATTTTAGGTCAAAAACAATCGATAAATCGAGAGGTTTATGCCGAGTTTGCAGAAGTCGGTGTTGTACATATTTTGGCGGTTTCGGGATTGCATGTAGGTATTGTTTTTCTTATTCTTAATTTTATATTTTCACCCTTGTTAAGTCTCAAATACGGGAGGCAGTTTAAGGTTTTGTTTACAATTCTTTCACTTTGGATTTTTGCGGCTATAGCGGGATTTTCACCTTCGGTAATGCGTGCAGTAACAATGTTTTCTTTTTTGGCTTTTGGTCAATTGTTTAGACGAAAAACCAACAGCATTAATATGTTATGCTTGTCGGCTGTGGCTCTTTTAATTTACAGACCACAATTGCTATTTGAAGTTGGTTTTCAGTTGTCTTATTCGGCGGTGTTTGCTATTGTGATGTTGTATCCTGTATTTTCAAAACTCTATCAGCCACGATATAAAATCCCCAAAATATTTTGGGATACGGCTTATGTGAGTTTAGCTGCACAAATTGGGGTGTTGCCGTTTCAACTGTTTTATTTTCATCAGTTTCCAGGTTTGTTTTTATTAGGAAATCTTGTCATTATACCATTTTTAGGAATTTTAATTGGTGGTGGTTTAATCTGTATTGTTTTGGCTTTGGTTGGAGGTTTAATTTCGCCTTTGGTTGAGGTTTATGCTTATTTATTAGATTTATTAGTGGCTTATGTCAACTGGCTTGGTCAATTCAAGGATTTTATATTTCAGGACATTTTCTTTACTAGAAATATGTTTTTAGCCATTTTACTTATGGTTCTGAGCTTTATGTTTATGATGCGAGAATTTAAAAAATCTTATATCACTGTGTTTTTGCTTTCGCTTTTAGCTTTTATAGTGGTTAGTATTTCAGAGATTTCTGAAGTTGATAAACATTCAGAATTAATTGTTTTTCATCAAAATAGACAAAGTCTTATTGGCATCAAGCAAGGTCGGCAACTTGAGATTTATTCAGATAAAACTGAGGGGTTTTCAGACTCTTATTTGTTGAGTAATTATCAATTGATACATCGCATTGATAGTACTGAATTTAGACCTTTGAAAAATAGTTTTAAACTCAATAAAAATAGTTTAACCGTAATAGATAGCTCAGGGGTTTATTTAAAAGAATCTAAATCTGAAATTATTGTGTTATGCCAGTCGCCTGATATACATTTAGGGAAGCTAATTGAAACTTTACATCCTAAACATATTATTGCGGATGGTAATAATTATAGAAGTTATGTAGAACGTTGGCAACAAACGGCAAAAAAATACAATGTTCCGTTTCATTGGACATATAAAGCTGGTTATTTGAGCTTTAGTTTGCCTTAATATTTTAGGTTGATAAAATTATAGAATATTTGGTTTTTTATAATTTGGTGAATATTTTGTCATGCGTTTAATGCCTGTATAAGCTTAATACATTCAACGGCTTCTTTTACGTCGTGAGTGCGTAAAATATTGGCTCCTTTGTATAACGCAATAGCGTGCAGTGCTGTAGAGCCGTTTAAGGCATGCATGGGTTGTGTTTTCAAAGTTTTGTAAATCATAGATTTTCTTGATAAGCCACAAAGTAGGGGCAAGTCAAAACTTTTAAATAATTCAAAATGGTTGAGTAACTCAAAGTTATGTTGGATGCTTTTGGAAAATCCAAAACCTGGATCAATAATGATATCATTAATCCCTTTTTGATAAGCTATAGATAGTCGTTCAGAAAAATAAGTTTTAATTTCAACAAGTAAGTTGTCGTATTGGGCTAAAGTTTTCATATTCTGAGGATTCCCTTTCATATGCATCATAACATAAGGTGCTTGGTGCTTTGCAACAACTTGGAGCATATTAGTATCTAATTGACCCGCAGAGATATCGTTAATGATACTTGCACCAATTTGAAGTGTCAAATCTGCCACTTCACTTCTAAACGTATCAATTGACAATAAGATCTCGTTTTTAAATTCTTTAACCAAGAGCTCAACAACTGGGATAAGCCTTTTTTTTTCATCTTCTACATCAATATGTGTTGCACCTGGTCTTGAGCTATACGAACCTAAATCTATAAAGGTAGCACCTTCAGTGAGCATTTTTTCTGCTTGTTTCAATATTGCATTTTGGGTTTGGTATTTACCACCATCGTAAAAAGAGTCAGGTGTTAAATTAAGAATACCCATAACCTTGGGACAATCAAAATCTATCAGTTGTCCCTTACAATTTATTGTCATAACTGCATTAAAACTAGTCGTTTAAAATAGATCGTGAGATTACAATTTTTTGAATTTCTGAGGTGCCTTCATAAATTTGGGTAATTTTGGCATCTCTCATCATGCGTTCTACATGATATTCCTTAACATAACCGTTTCCTCCGTGTATTTGAACGGCTTCAGTTGACACATCCATAGCGACTTGTGAGGCATAGAGTTTTGCCATAGCACCTGATAAATCGTAGTTTTGACCTTGGTCTTTATCCCAGGCGGCTTTCATAACGAGGTGTCGAGCGACCTCAATTTGAGTGTGCATATCGGCTAATTTAAAGGCAATAGCTTGGTGATTTTTAATCTCTGTACCAAAGGCTTTTCTGGTTTTTGAATATTCTTTAGCCAACTCGTATGCTCCTGATGCAATGCCCAAGGCTTGTGCGACAATACCAATACGACCGCCAGAAAGGGTTTTCATAGCAAATTTGAATCCAAATCCGTCTTCGGCTATTCTGTTTTCTTTTGGAATCTTAACATCGTTAAAATTTAAAGAATGAGTGTCGCTACCGCGGATACCCATTTTGTCTTCTTTTGGGCTAACTTCAAAACCATCCCATCCTTTTTCAACAATAAATGCATTGATGCCACGGTGTTTTTTCTCTCTATTGGTTTGGGCAATAACAAGGTAATAATCTGCATTGCCTCCGTTGGTTATCCAGTTTTTTGTGCCATTTAAAAGATAGTAATCGCCTTTATCTATGGCTGTTGTTTTTTGAGAAGTGGCATCGCTACCTGCTTCAGGCTCACTTAAGCAAAATGCACCAAGTGCTTCTCCAGTAGTGAGTTTTGTTAGATATTTTTCTTTTTGGGCTTGACTGCCATAAGCATCTATTCCCCAACAGACCAATGAATTATTAACTGAAACAACAACTGATGCAGAAGCGTCTATTTTTGATAATTCTTCCATGGCTAATACGTAAGATATCGTATCCATTCCGCCACCGCCAAATTCTGGAGAAGTCATCATACCTAAAAACCCAAGCTCGCCGAGTTTTTTGATTTGTTCTTTTGGAAACTCTTGTTTGTTATCTCTTTCTATAACGCCAGGAAGTAATTCTGATTTAGCAAAATCTTTAGCGACTTGACGAATCATTTCGTGTTCTTCGGTTAATTTGAAATCCATAAATTTAGTTTTGTAAAATCATCAAAAAATAGGCACAAATATAACTTTTCTTTAAATCTTTGACAATTTATTATTGCTTTTTTGAGTCTTGGCTTATTGCTTTTTAAAATTGTTTATCTCTTCTTTATGTTTTGTTGACTTATGCTTAAAACACTTAGAAGTTAATTGAATTATTTTTGATGATTAATTAATCTTTTTAATCATGTCCAATTTACGCATTTTAGGGTTTTGTTTTTTGACACTTTTCATGGTTTCTTGTAAAAATGAAAAACAACCTGATAAAAAACAACCTGATACACAAACAGGAAATAATGTAGAAACTCTTGAAAATAATTCATTTGATTTTGTCGTGGCATTTGGTAGCTGTAACAGACAAGACTTAGAACAACCGCTCTGGAATGCCATGGCTAAACAAAAGCCTGATATTTTTATTTGGGGTGGCGATAATATTTATGCTGATACTAAAGATATGGCTAAAATGGCAAAAGATTACCAAACTCAACTCAACAACCCTGATTACAAAAATTTTATAGAAACGATAAATAATCAAGTTTATGGCGTTTGGGATGATCATGATTATGGCAAAAATGATGCTGGTATAGAATGGCAATACAAAACGGAAAGCCAAGACCTTTTTTTAGACTT
This genomic window from Flavobacterium sp. CS20 contains:
- a CDS encoding C40 family peptidase, whose protein sequence is MLLALISCGDKKRLAQNSKARQISTYAQSFLGTSYRYGGTNSSGMDCSGLVYRVFYRHGIVLPRTSKAMSKLGNKTKLKKAKVGDLVFFKTPGKGRGINHVGLVVSANGRDISFIHSTTSQGVVVTNLNQKYWKKSFKFVKRIL
- a CDS encoding acyl-CoA dehydrogenase family protein produces the protein MDFKLTEEHEMIRQVAKDFAKSELLPGVIERDNKQEFPKEQIKKLGELGFLGMMTSPEFGGGGMDTISYVLAMEELSKIDASASVVVSVNNSLVCWGIDAYGSQAQKEKYLTKLTTGEALGAFCLSEPEAGSDATSQKTTAIDKGDYYLLNGTKNWITNGGNADYYLVIAQTNREKKHRGINAFIVEKGWDGFEVSPKEDKMGIRGSDTHSLNFNDVKIPKENRIAEDGFGFKFAMKTLSGGRIGIVAQALGIASGAYELAKEYSKTRKAFGTEIKNHQAIAFKLADMHTQIEVARHLVMKAAWDKDQGQNYDLSGAMAKLYASQVAMDVSTEAVQIHGGNGYVKEYHVERMMRDAKITQIYEGTSEIQKIVISRSILND
- the folP gene encoding dihydropteroate synthase: MTINCKGQLIDFDCPKVMGILNLTPDSFYDGGKYQTQNAILKQAEKMLTEGATFIDLGSYSSRPGATHIDVEDEKKRLIPVVELLVKEFKNEILLSIDTFRSEVADLTLQIGASIINDISAGQLDTNMLQVVAKHQAPYVMMHMKGNPQNMKTLAQYDNLLVEIKTYFSERLSIAYQKGINDIIIDPGFGFSKSIQHNFELLNHFELFKSFDLPLLCGLSRKSMIYKTLKTQPMHALNGSTALHAIALYKGANILRTHDVKEAVECIKLIQALNA
- a CDS encoding ComEC/Rec2 family competence protein, producing MHFLNFTLIKLCLGFIGGIYLGFFIDLQFKVLVTLVLSLVALLVIFRWIWNQKSLFLWSSVVLFAVLGSLSTHIHLPKNQPHHLIHLDFKSQEYFGIEADVSEVLRENAYNQKYILDHLKIDHQLYQGKILLNVSKDSVTEELKPGDKVIMSTSLHPFYKAKNPQTFDYASFMQNRDVFAVVYEDKFEVVPQTHFSINAYAGQWRMKMVSALQKSGFDNEHLELIQALILGQKQSINREVYAEFAEVGVVHILAVSGLHVGIVFLILNFIFSPLLSLKYGRQFKVLFTILSLWIFAAIAGFSPSVMRAVTMFSFLAFGQLFRRKTNSINMLCLSAVALLIYRPQLLFEVGFQLSYSAVFAIVMLYPVFSKLYQPRYKIPKIFWDTAYVSLAAQIGVLPFQLFYFHQFPGLFLLGNLVIIPFLGILIGGGLICIVLALVGGLISPLVEVYAYLLDLLVAYVNWLGQFKDFIFQDIFFTRNMFLAILLMVLSFMFMMREFKKSYITVFLLSLLAFIVVSISEISEVDKHSELIVFHQNRQSLIGIKQGRQLEIYSDKTEGFSDSYLLSNYQLIHRIDSTEFRPLKNSFKLNKNSLTVIDSSGVYLKESKSEIIVLCQSPDIHLGKLIETLHPKHIIADGNNYRSYVERWQQTAKKYNVPFHWTYKAGYLSFSLP